The Engystomops pustulosus chromosome 1, aEngPut4.maternal, whole genome shotgun sequence genome has a window encoding:
- the MAP1B gene encoding microtubule-associated protein 1B: MATLVEPGPDMDPSISILNPSSTSPSLSPRFLDNKFYLLVVIGEIVTEEHLRCAITNIERGIRSWDTDLISCNLDQELKLFVSRHSARFSPEVRGQKILHHRSDVLETVVLINPSDEAVSTEVRLMITDAARHKLLVLTGQCFENTGELILQSGSFSFQNFIEIFTDQEIGELLSNTHPANKASLTLFCPEEGHWKNSNLERHNLQDFINIKLNSSSILPEMEGLSEFTEYLSESVEIPSPFDILEPPTSGGFLKLSKPCCYIFPGGRGDSALFAVNGFNMLINGGSERKSCFWKLIRHLDRVDSILLTHIGDDNLPGINSMLQRKISELEEEQSQGSTTNSDWMKNLISPDLGVVFLNVPDNMKNPEPNFKVRRSIEEANFTLQYLSKLSMKPEPLFRNAGNSIDPIILFQKMGVGKLEMYVLNPLKASKETQYFMQQWSGNNKEKAGLVLPNGQEVDVPVNYLTSISSLIVWHPSNPSEKIVRVLFPGNTTQYQILEGLEKLKHLDFLRQPVITQKDLSDNISSPAVKQAKMKQRAESKESLKSTKTTPSKPVKKESREEHSEAVKSSHPEQVEKVDKEKTSVKKVVKNEAKLSAEKTASNQEAPIIKSENVEKQKADVKPKVIKEKTVKKEVKAKSDDVKKEEKTVKKEDKLKKVVKEDKLKKEVKEEKPKKDIKEEKLKKEVKEDKVKKEVKKEVKKEEKKEVKKDVKKETALKKEVKKDDKEKKEEKDTKKEAKKPVKDAKKVTATPDAKKPPAKGKVQKKEEPAKKDTAATNKTKDKTKVIKRVTDKKPLAAAGAAAATIAVAAAAASAQNVDAAENIVDLVTQRSLMSTPEDLTKDFEDLRDEEVKFIEEVKPHLQALSPGDDAVIVETDSYIIKKDNASSEEPADSPDEGITTTEGEGECERTPEEIEIIDKHRADENDKYEDEGTGLEESSEAGDYEEKAETEEVEEQVEDIEERASRGDFGETYETEEEADTDAFQNLKGKHDSQEDIADSEGADEQGEDIEETEEEADEDRTDEAKDDDQETEKLESHYITSTKDKSEVVSDTEDKYILSSTPSKTSEPQSPVVEPGASIHDETLPGGSESEATVSDEENREDQPEEFTATSGFTHSTIEISSEPTPMDDMSTPRDVMSDETNNEESESPSQEYVNITKYEAILCSQEYEKAKVSASPDALNGLSDVSKTDATDGKEYNASASTISPPSSLEEDKFSKSALREAYVYGNTDVKSSANLEIQDDYELEEKLSPCKSPALPSPISKTPLSERSVNFDLTPNEIKTSDLGVSPPLHDEAQEVPEQCPSPDDKTLEVASPSQSVAGSAGHTPYYQSPTEEKGTSLVTENVEKSSVPVVFEFYDEKEKIESPRISPMDEPVPDSESPIEKVLSPLRSPPLIGSETPYEMFLTSNAKPSSGPGSIADGGNSPSHISPVSELLSDAIQEKSDILPNKAFGVESSKMIASNVPDGGKFAGEFSPTQISTNPFILFKEDTKMSISEGTVSDKSATPVDENVAEDTYSHIEGVASVSTASVATSSFPEPTTDDVSPSLHAEVGSPHSTEVDDSLSVSVVQTPTTFQETEMSPSREECPRPMSISPPDFSPRTGKSTSSLQEPRSPEQSTMEFSQESPEQSFAMDFSRQSPEHPAVASNVLHISENGPTEVEYSPSEQHESYFGNKISTDNGYYTADKKQEQAAAESQVEASPSTSSAHTPSQSSSPLKEEDSLKDVIQNVDMPLYSPPILEQEYFMQGKLSPDTDASPLTPTPSSLRQSPGSIEPPCTKSDLSMDYGSVASSLPISSDSFQAQAVKEPSVLHNTNPFAYCADFDDRNNVCEAYSYSREMSDRFSISDKSAFAESRQEVDLCLVSACEYKHPKTELSPSFINPNPLEWFASEEQNQEQDKPLTQQGGGQPPSGGKPKGRQCDETPPTSVSESAPSQTDSDVPPETEECPSITADANIDSEDESETIPTDKTVTYKHMDPPPIPMHDPSPSPRHPDVSMMDPETMPVDQSLGKPLKKDIKEKGKTKKVGGKTKSSSPARKSDSKSKISAASPKPGPIKETMEKSTKSVAPKKKDSVEKGPKSGSLTDPKAAKVDEKDKETKNATNTSATKSTKTGSTGSGATKTTKTAAVPPGPPVYLDLVYIPNHSSSKNVDVEFFKRVRSSYYVVSGNDSAAGEPSRVVLDALLEGKAQWGSNMQVTLIPTHDSEVMREWYQETHEKQQDLNIMVLASSSTVVMQDESFPACKIEL; the protein is encoded by the exons GTCAAAAAATCCTTCACCATCGGAGTGATGTTTTAGAAACTGTTGTCTTAATTAACCCTTCAGATGAAGCCGTCAGCACAGAA GTACGATTGATGATCACAGATGCTGCAAGACATAAACTTTTAGTGCTGACTGGACAATGCTTCGAAAATACAGGAGAACTTATTCTGCAGTCTGGATCCTTCTCGTTCCAGAATTTCATAGAGATCTTCACAGATCAGGAG ATTGGTGAACTTTTGAGCAATACACATCCAGCAAATAAAGCAAGCCTTACACTTTTCTGTCCTGAAGAAGGACATTGGAAGAATTCTAATCTAGAAAGACACAACCTTCAAGACTTCATCAATATCAAACTCAACTCATCTTCAATTTTACCCGAAATGGAAGGACTTTCTGAATTTACAGAATACCTATCAGAATCTGTGGAAATACCATCACCTTTTGACATTTTAGAACCACCCACATCTGGTGGTTTTCTGAAACTTTCAAAGCCATGTTGCTATATTTTccctggaggaagaggagattcGGCTTTGTTTGCTGTAAATGGATTTAACATGCTCATAAATGGTGGATCTGAGAGAAAATCTTGCTTTTGGAAACTGATTAGACACCTAGATCGGGTTGATTCAATATTGCTTACCCACATTGGAGATGACAATTTGCCTGGTATCAATAGTATGCTTCAAAGGAAAATATCTGAGCTTGAAGAAGAACAATCTCAAGGGTCAACAACGAACAGTGACTGGATGAAAAATCTTATCTCTCCAGACCTTGGAGTTGTGTTTCTTAATGTCCCAGACAATATGAAAAACCCTGAGCCAAACTTTAAAGTAAGAAGAAGCATAGAAGAAGCAAATTTTACCCTTCAGTACTTAAGTAAACTCTCTATGAAACCAGAACCCCTATTCAGAAATGCAGGAAACTCTATTGACCCCATTATCTTATTTCAAAAGATGGGTGTAGGAAAGCTTGAGATGTATGTGTTGAATCCATTGAAGGCAAGCAAAGAAACTCAGTATTTTATGCAGCAGTGGTCAGGCAACAACAAAGAAAAAGCTGGTCTGGTCCTACCCAATGGCCAAGAAGTTGATGTCCCTGTTAATTACTTAACTTCAATTTCCTCTCTTATTGTATGGCATCCATCAAACCCTTCTGAGAAAATAGTAAGAGTATTGTTTCCAGGAAATACAACACAATACCAAATACTTGAAGGCCTTGAAAAGCTCAAACATCTGGACTTTTTGAGGCAACCTGTAATAACACAGAAAGATTTAAGTGACAATATTTCAAGCCCTGCGGTAAAGCAGGCAAAGATGAAGCAGAGAGCAGAAAGTAAGGAGAGTCTTAAGTCTACAAAAACTACCCCCAGCAAACCAGTCAAAAAAGAATCAAGAGAAGAACATTCTGAAGCTGTAAAAAGTAGTCACCCTGAACAAGTCGAAAAGGTAGACAAGGAGAAAACATCTGTTAAGAAAGTTGTAAAAAATGAGGCCAAATTATCAGCCGAAAAGACAGCTTCAAACCAAGAAGCACCAATTATTAAATCAGAAAATGTCGAAAAACAAAAAGCTGACGTGAAGCCTAAAGTCATAAAAGAAAAAACGGTGAAAAAGGAAGTCAAAGCAAAATCTGACGATgtcaagaaagaagaaaaaactgtgaaaaaggaAGATAAATTGAAGAAGGTAGTTAAGGAAGACAAACTCAAGAAAGAGGTTAAGGAAGAAAAACCTAAAAAAGACATTAAAGAAGAGAAACTGAAAAAAGAAGTTAAGGAAGATAAAGTAAAAAAGGAAGTCAAGAAGGAAgtaaagaaggaggagaagaaggaggtcAAAAAAGATGTGAAGAAAGAAACAGCACTGAAAAAAGAAGTCAAGAAAGATGATAAAGAAAAGAAGGAAGagaaagatacaaaaaaagaAGCCAAGAAACCTGTTAAAGATGCAAAAAAAGTAACCGCTACTCCTGATGCTAAAAAGCCACCTGCTAAAGGAAAGGTTCAAAAGAAAGAAGAACCTGCTAAAAAGGACACAGCAGCTACAAACAAGACAAAGGATAAGACAAAAGTAATCAAGAGAGTAACAGACAAGAAGCCATTGGCAGCTGCAGGAGCTGCAGCAGCCACCATAGCCGTAGCTGCAGCAGCAGCATCTGCTCAGAATGTTGACGCTGCTGAAAATATAGTAGATCTGGTTACACAAAGATCCCTCATGTCAACCCCTGAAGACTTAACAAAAGACTTTGAGGACCTCAGAGATGAAGAAGTCAAGTTCATTGAAGAAGTGAAGCCTCACCTACAGGCACTGTCACCTGGAGATGATGCAGTCATCGTAGAGACGGATTCTTATATTATCAAGAAAGATAATGCAAGCAGTGAAGAGCCTGCAGATTCACCAGACGAAGGAATTACAACTACAGAGGGTGAAGGTGAATGTGAAAGGACTCCAGAAGAAATAGAAATCATCGATAAACACAGGGCAGATGAAAATGACAAATATGAAGATGAAGGGACAGGGCTTGAGGAATCATCTGAAGCTGGTGACTATGAAGAGAAAGCAGAGACTGAGGAGGTTGAGGAACAAGTGGAAGACATTGAAGAGAGAGCTTCACGAGGAGATTTTGGTGAAACTTATGAGACTGAGGAAGAGGCTGATACAGATGCATTCCAAAACTTGAAAGGAAAGCATGATAGTCAGGAAGATATAGCTGATTCTGAGGGGGCAGATGAACAAGGAGAAGATATAGAGGAAACAGAAGAGGAGGCAGATGAGGACAGAACCGATGAAGCAAAGGATGATGATCAGGAAACAGAAAAGCTGGAATCCCACTATATTACATCAACAAAAGACAAATCTGAAGTTGTCAGTGACACTGAAGACAAATATATCCTGTCTTCTACACCATCTAAAACCTCTGAACCCCAGTCACCTGTTGTAGAGCCAGGAGCTTCTATTCATGATGAAACCTTACCTGGAGGCTCTGAGAGTGAAGCAACTGTATCTGATGAGGAAAACAGAGAAGATCAACCTGAGGAATTTACTGCCACTTCAGGCTTTACTCATTCAACCATTGAAATATCTAGTGAACCAACACCAATGGATGATATGTCAACACCAAGGGATGTAATGAGTGATGAGACGAACAATGAGGAAAGCGAATCTCCATCTCAAGAATATGTCAACATCACTAAATATGAAGCGATTTTGTGTTCCCAAGAATATGAAAAAGCAAAGGTATCTGCATCGCCTGATGCATTGAATGGTTTGTCTGACGTTTCAAAAACCGATGCTACTGATGGCAAGGAATACAATGCTTCAGCATCAACAATCTCCCCACCTTCATCTCTAGAGGAAGATAAATTCTCCAAATCAGCACTACGTGAAGCTTATGTGTATGGGAACACTGATGTGAAAAGTTCTGCAAATCTAGAAATACAGGATGACTATGAACTGGAAGAGAAGCTAAGTCCATGTAAGAGTCCAGCGCTTCCATCACCAATTTCTAAAACACCACTAAGTGAACGCAGTGTTAATTTTGACTTGACCCCTAATGAAATTAAAACATCAGATTTAGGTGTCTCACCACCTTTACACGATGAAGCACAAGAAGTGCCAGAACAGTGTCCAAGCCCTGATGATAAAACCTTGGAAGTAGCATCTCCTTCTCAGTCTGTTGCCGGAAGTGCTGGTCATACACCTTACTACCAGTCACCAACAGAGGAAAAGGGTACAAGTCTTGTAACAGAGAATGTAGAGAAGTCATCTGTCCCTGTTGTGTTTGAATTTTACGATGAAAAAGAAAAGATTGAAAGCCCTAGAATAAGTCCCATGGATGAGCCGGTGCCAGATTCTGAATCTCCAATAGAAAAAGTGTTGTCCCCATTGCGTAGTCCTCCATTAATTGGATCGGAAACACCTTATGAAATGTTCCTAACATCTAACGCTAAGCCATCATCTGGACCAGGTAGTATTGCTGATGGAGGAAATTCTCCATCTCACATTAGTCCTGTTTCTGAACTTCTGTCTGATGCCATACAAGAGAAAAGTGATATTTTGCCCAATAAAGCATTTGGAGTTGAATCAAGTAAAATGATAGCATCCAATGTTCCAGATGGGGGAAAATTTGCAGGAGAATTTTCTCCGACTCAGATAAGCACCAACCCATTCATCTTGTTTAAGGAAGACACAAAGATGTCTATTTCTGAAGGCACAGtatctgataaatctgccactcCCGTAGATGAAAATGTTGCAGAAGACACTTACTCTCACATTGAAGGTGTTGCATCGGTTTCCACCGCTTCTGTTGCAACAAGTTCATTCCCAGAACCAACTACTGATGATGTTTCACCTTCTCTTCATGCGGAGGTTGGGTCTCCACACTCCACAGAAGTAGATGACTCCCTGTCAGTCTCTGTAGTTCAAACACCCACCACATTTCAAGAAACAGAAATGTCACCATCACGGGAGGAATGTCCCCGCCCAATGTCTATATCTCCACCTGATTTCTCACCTAGAACAGGAAAATCCACATCTTCACTCCAAGAACCAAGATCACCAGAACAGTCCACAATGGAGTTCAGTCAGGAATCACCAGAGCAATCTTTTGCCATGGACTTTAGCCGACAATCACCAGAACACCCTGCAGTAGCATCTAATGTGTTACATATCTCTGAAAATGGACCAACGGAAGTAGAATATAGTCCATCCGAACAGCATGAGTCTTATTTTGGTAATAAAATTTCAACTGACAATggatattatacagcagacaaaaAACAAGAACAAGCAGCAGCAGAATCTCAGGTCGAGGCTTCTCCATCCACCTCCTCTGCCCATACACCTTCACAATCAAGTTCACCTCTGAAAGAGGAAGATTCATTGAAAGATGTTATCCAAAATGTAGATATGCCACTTTACTCACCACCAATACTTGAGCAGGAATATTTTATGCAAGGAAAACTTTCTCCTGATACTGATGCATCTCCATTAACACCAACACCATCTTCACTGAGGCAGTCTCCTGGTTCTATCGAGCCTCCATGTACAAAAAGTGATCTTTCAATGGATTATGGTTCAGTAGCTTCATCTCTACCAATTTCTTCTGATAGCTTTCAGGCTCAGGCAGTAAAAGAACCGTCAGTTCTACATAATACGAACCCCTTTGCATATTGTGCAGACTTTGATGACAGAAATAATGTATGTGAGGCCTATAGCTATTCTAGGGAAATGAGTGATAGGTTTTCTATCTCTGACAAGTCAGCATTTGCAGAGAGTCGTCAAGAAGTTGATTTATGTCTTGTTTCTGCATGTGAGTACAAACACCCCAAAACAGAGTTATCACCTTCTTTCATTAACCCAAATCCATTAGAATGGTTTGCAAGTGAAGAGCAAAATCAGGAGCAAGACAAACCTCTAACTCAACAGGGAGGAGGCCAGCCACCTTCAGGAGGAAAACCGAAAGGGCGCCAGTGTGATGAAACACCTCCAACCTCAGTAAGTGAATCCGCTCCATCTCAAACAGATTCAGATGTCCCACCAGAGACTGAGGAATGTCCTTCCATAACAGCAGATGCAAACATAGATTCTGAAGATGAATCTGAAACCATCCCTACTGATAAAACAGTAACTTATAAACACATGGATCCCCCTCCAATTCCCATGCACGACCCAAGCCCATCTCCCAGACACCCAGATGTCTCCATGATGGACCCAGAAACCATGCCTGTTGACCAGAGTTTAGGCAAGCCTTTGAAAAAAGATATTAAGGAAAAAGGAAAAACCAAGAAAGTAGGAGGAAAAACCAAATCATCTTCTCCAGCCAGAAAAAGTGATAGCAAATCAAAGATTTCAGCTGCTTCACCAAAACCAGGACCCATCAAAGAAACAATGGAGAAAAGTACTAAGAGTGTTGCTCCAAAAAAGAAAGATTCCGTAGAGAAGGGTCCAAAAAGTGGTTCACTTACCGACCCCAAAGCAGCAAAGGTGGACGAGAAAGATAAAGAAACCAAGAATGCAACTAATACAAGTGCAACAAAATCAACTAAAACTGGATCCACAG GAAGTGGAGCCACCAAGACAACAAAAACTGCCGCAGTGCCCCCAGGCCCTCCCGTGTACCTGGACCTGGTGTATATACCTAATCACAGCAGCAGCAAAAATGTTGATGTGGAATTTTTCAAGCGCGTACGATCCTCATATTATGTTGTAAGTGGAAACGATTCGGCAGCTGGAGAACCAAGTCGGGTCGTCCTGGATGCTCTACTGGAAGGGAAGGCTCAATGGGGAAGCAATATGCAG GTAACGCTTATTCCAACCCATGATTCCGAAGTGATGCGAGAATGGTACCAGGAGACCCACGAAAAACAGCAGGACCTGAATATTATGGTACTGGCGAGCAGCAGCACGGTGGTCATGCAAGACGAATCCTTCCCAGCATGCAAGATTGAACTGTAA